One Apodemus sylvaticus chromosome 23, mApoSyl1.1, whole genome shotgun sequence genomic window carries:
- the LOC127674177 gene encoding uncharacterized protein LOC127674177 translates to MGGQIAAPTGRSISMGRQTAAPIGKKHQHGQAGSSTNRKKHQHGQANSSTNRKKHQHGQANSSTNRKKHQHGQADSSTNRKEASGWAGSISHSGQAPAATNQMTLMFAKSENHQNQLIS, encoded by the exons ATGGGTGGGCAGATAGCAGCACCAACAGGAAGAAGCATCAGCATGGGCAGGCAAACAGCAGCACCAATAGGAAAGAAGCATCAGcatgggcaggcaggcagcagcacCAACAGGAAGAAGCATCAGCATGGGCAGGCAAACAGCAGCACCAACAGGAAGAAGCATCAGCATGGGCAGGCAAACAGCAGCACCAACAGGAAGAAGCATCAGCATGGGCAGGCAGACAGCAGCACCAACAGGAAGGAAGCATCAGGATGGGCGGGCAGCATCAGCCACAGTGGACAGGCCCCAGCAGCAACA aatcAGATGACTCTAATGTTCGCTAAGTCTGAAAACCACCAGAACCAACTGATTTCATGA